The region TTTACATAAAAAATCATCCATGGACTTGGAGAATGAATTGTTTGAAAGGTCCAAAAAACCCACACCATTTGAAAGTGAGGGAAATTTGTTACTTAACTTATTTGCACTTAGATCAACAGCAATTATAGATATTGGATTCTTTAATGTAGTCCCAAGCTCACCATGGATATGATTATGAGAGAGATTTAGAAAATAAGCTTGAGAAAATGTTTTCCAAAACCAATTGGGAATAGAATCTAAAATTCCCGTGTTAGACATCGCTATATAAGAAAGTTTGTCTTGTGATTGAATCCAGGAAGGAAAGTTGGGACCTAATTGCCAAGAGCTCATATCCAAATAAGTAAGTTGAAAAGTAGGATACCATTTTGGACCCACTTTTAAAGTCAAATTGTTTCCTGGTGCAGAAAACTCATACAAACTCGTAAGATTTGTGAGATGATCTTTCGTGATAACTCCTTCAAAATGATTATAATCAATACCAAGATATAACAATTCAGAAAGTGTTCTAAGACTTTCAAATGGATTTCCTCTAAGCTGATTATAGGATAGAGAAAGAGATCTCAGTGATGAAAGTTTTCCGAGTGATATTGGGAGTTCTCCACCAATTTTGTTTCCATAAAAATTTAGtgtggcaatttttttataaacctCAAATTGGTTTGTTAGATTACCTGAAATTTGAGAACTTCCAAATTCAAGTGTTTTGAGTCCATGGGAAATACAAGGAGCAAGAATATCTAAAATTTCATTAATGTGCTGATTGAGTTTGAGATATGAGAATTGTATCACCCTTAAGTTGCAGAGATAACCAAAAGAAGTTGGAATTGGACCTTCAAGTTGATTGTATGACAAGTCAAGTGTAACTAGAGAAGTCATATTTCCAAAGGCATCAGAAATATTTCCTTGTAAGTTGTTGCCTGATAGGTCCAAGAACTTGAGATGAGGAAAACTACTATAAAACCAATGAGGTatagaagatgaaaatgaattttcactcaaatcaagattttcaagaaGTGTGAGGTTTCGAAGACCGTTAGGAATTTGACCTTCAAagaagttaaaatttgaaacaagAGAAACAAGTTTCTTCAGTCCAAATACCCACTTTGGAACAAATGAAATTGTAGAATGATAAGAAATCTCAGAAATATCAAGAGTCAGGAGAGACGAGAAGTTAAGAAATGATGGTTGATTGTACTGTGGAAGTGTACATCCTGACAAATCTAGGTGCAACAAAGAAGAAAGAGGTTGGATGGTGTGAAGCAAGTGAAATGATTGGGATAGGTTTGCACCTCCTAAATTAAGATATTCAAGCTTAGTAAGACTTGATAACCGGTCAACATTTCCAATAAACAAAGTTTTGTCAATAGAATAACCACTTTGAAGATCAAGGTAGAGCAAGTTGGAGAGATTTCCAATTTGAGAGGGAATAGTTCCATTGGTAGAATAACTTAGATCTAGATACGCCAAATTGGAAAGATTACCAATCTGGGGAGGAATGTTGCCCATGAATCCAGAAAAAGAGAGGTCCAAGTGAATTAAGGTGGTCATTGAGCCAATAAAAGAAGGAATTGGCATACTTGCTTTACGTGACCAAATGTTGCTCAATGTAAGATAACGAATTTTGGAAAGACTTGATAGccaattaatattttcaagaaaCAAAGATTCTTCATCATATCCACTAAGGTGGAGGTGGAGCAAATTGGAAAGACTCCCTATCTGGGGAGGAATTGTTCCATTGGCAACATAAGAGAGGTCAAGATAGAGCAAATTGGAGAGATTTCCAATCTGAGAAGGAATATTCCCCATGAATCCAACATCAGAAAGATCGAGGTGAGTTAAAGAAGTGATTGTTGCAATGAAGGAAGGAATTGGAGTACTTGGAAAATGATTGCCGCTGAGATCCAAGTAATTCAAATGCTTCAAATCAACCAAACAAGGATTTATCTCTCCACCAAAGGCCCGTCTTGTGTGCTCTTCCCATGCTTCTTCCCATGCTTCTTCACCTAATGGATAAGGAAGGTTGTCATCGAAATCAGGAAATGAAGTTCTGAGGTGAAGCTCTGAAACATGAGATGTAATGTTGTTGCAGACAACTCCATCCCAGTGGCAACAATTGGGATTGATAGAAGCATTCCAAGAAGAAAGCCTATTTGAAGGATCTGTGAGATTATACTTCAACTTTAACAGTGTCTCTCTCTCACTTTCAATACACACCGTCTCTCTGCACACACCAAAAGTTGATATCAAAAGCGAATAAACAAACACAACCATAAAAAAGGAGCAAGTCATTTTTAACAAGCTATTACAAAGAAACGAGtgttttttcattagaaagAAGTGGTTATGGGTTATGCATACATACTAAATACCCTATTTATAGAGAGAGCTGCATCGCCTTTGCATAATTGCGCTATCTatctatcaattttaatttctatgctaattttataaaatcaaattcacCGGTCAAAATcactttcatattttatcttctttttttcttagacCTTACAAAAGATCACCATTCCTCCTCTTCATTCTTTGAGGATGTACTAAAAGAAATAAACCagaatcatatatttaaataaacagttaacttttatttaatcaaaataatttttacgaTTAACTAACTCCATAAATCACTTTTAATGTTCTACTTTTTGTAGCTTTATTTCTTCTAACTGAAAGccaataattactttttaaaattagtattgAAATCCATTTTAAAAACTCTCTTCATAAATAGTGAAGGTTTCACCAAATATCTCACCTATATTTCTGAATGTCTCTATTGTTGGCTccactttctttttctctttgttttgtAATAAACTTCTAAGatgtataatattaataaccCAACTTCTTGTTTGACATAGTCTTAGCATTTTACTCTCATATGTATTAtggtttctttttcaatttttatttacttatatgCGCCAGGAAAGAACAATAAATATACAAGTCATCAAAATATCTAACTTACCatgattttttgtttcttatattGCTCGagaaagttattattttttctattttaagtgGAATGTTACAGttttttatttcacataaaattaattaattattagggAGACCTAAAAGAgtgtaaaatatttgtataaattttacatttatggGTTAGTgtagtttttcttatttttaaagtttggacatatttttcacacaaaaataaaatagaacgATGGAGAAagggttgaatattttgaaaaatattatcagTCTCTCATCCTTATACTTCATGATCCTcacttttaaaactttaatttattcaGAAAAAGGTAgaatattattacaattttttacatgAAAGGAGAAGATCTCTTAACTTTTGTTTGAGTTGTGTAGAAAAAGAATTTTTGTGTAATGTTAAAGACAATGATACTGAACATTGATGGTGTACTACCGTGCATTATTACGTGTCacacaaaaaatttaacatgtgACAACAAAAGTTTTTgcagaaaatatattaaaaaataaaaaaatggagatGTAGTtgattatcttttttaaaagttagaacatgattaaaattttttacaaaacagGAACCAACTTAAAATCGTCCGACCAAAATACAGACAAAAcgaataattaaacatttatatttatagtgaCAAAAcgaataattaaacatttatatttatagtaaaatttgttgtCATTGcgattcttacaaaatttgatcTCTAATTTTACGAGTTAGTTCCGATTGGATTAAGATTTTAATGATTAGTTTGTAGATAAAGATAAGGAAAGGATTTATGACTCATGTAATTGTAAAAACATGATTCAGTAAATTATACTTGAAAATTTTATAggagtaaaagaaaaagaatctaataaacttatattttgtattaaatttttcatgaacaatagttaaaagtaaaaaaataattatttgagtaTTTAAATCTCAAAGAAAGAGACCTAAGTTAGTAATTTTGCTTAAAGATTAGCTAAGATTCTCCATAGTTTTAGATCCCTTTATTTAGTTAATTAGAGTTCTTGTGTATCTTTCTTGAAGTACTTAGATAAATAAACTTACTTTACCTTTATTTGGGCTCAAACGTATTTTTATTAACCATTATTCAGTTATACGCTAtctatttaacaattttcattttatacactaaaatgttaaaatcaatttgaCTTTTCAAGAGATGAGTAACATCTTTtgtatattctttttaaaactaTCAATTTAAAGGACGAGAAGCAACGTAATTTAAGTGCTAAAAAAGTATGAAGGATGGTTTGAATTGTAAGTATACACAAAATGTTGGCATTCAAAAGTCTCTGTCTTTTTGTCATTTGTACTTATGGTATAATATTCTTCTTCCACTCCTTTTCTtgcttttcattattttcatttgaaGGAATGATTTTGTTTATCGTATTTAATTATCGTATTGcaaaattagttatatttattttcgtCATGTAATCTATTATATGAAAATGTAAACCAGaatcatatatttaaacaagttaacttttttcaatcaaaataattttgcaaTTAACTAACTTCTTAAATCactttttatgttattattttatttagcttgatttcttctaattaattgacaataaagaattattttataaaattaatattgaaatatatttaaagaatcTTTATAAACCGTTACACTAAATGTATTATCGCTGCCCACATTTCTAAAagtctttctttttgtttctttctctttttacttttttttattcaaaaaatttgaaagagCTTGACTATAAATATCTAATTCATTGTTTGACTCGGTCTTAGCCATTCACTTCACACTCACTCACTCCAATATCAGGCCAAGCCATGaagcttttgtttttcttatgtgCTGGAATATTCTATGCTGTAgcaaacaagaagaaaaatacaagtcataaaaaaccctaacttgtaaagattttttatttttttttcttttatgcaactttttgttttcactatcaattatttgaaaaagttattgGCGTAAAGTGTTggaaatatctaatataatttataaaatatataattaaaatattatcttataattatttatatttttttagaatttcaattttatggataaatattatttatggttaatgattatatattttttattacgaattaatatattatttaatcaaatttattacaaTTGTTTTGTATTCTTatctatattatcttttaagaaaGTTCAGAGATCCTTCACTACACTCAAATGATCTaataatttgttgttttttaggTGAGAAGCACATATCATGTGCAGTAGGCTTTTCTCTCTAAGGACAACTCTGCGCGTCTCAACCCATCATACTTTTACTTCTTTcctcatttacttattatatCTTATTGTTGTAAGAATTGTTGGATTCGATTAATATTCTTTCATTCATATACATGTCAgtattattattgctctaataattattattacattattcatatttttattattattagtattatttatttaatcattttctaacattattAGAGAGAAAAACTTATTCATTTCTAACATTAAAGACAATATAGAACAGAAgactgaaaatatttttttatatgaaataatgtg is a window of Vigna unguiculata cultivar IT97K-499-35 chromosome 4, ASM411807v1, whole genome shotgun sequence DNA encoding:
- the LOC114180255 gene encoding receptor-like protein EIX2; the encoded protein is MTCSFFMVVFVYSLLISTFGVCRETVCIESERETLLKLKYNLTDPSNRLSSWNASINPNCCHWDGVVCNNITSHVSELHLRTSFPDFDDNLPYPLGEEAWEEAWEEHTRRAFGGEINPCLVDLKHLNYLDLSGNHFPSTPIPSFIATITSLTHLDLSDVGFMGNIPSQIGNLSNLLYLDLSYVANGTIPPQIGSLSNLLHLHLSGYDEESLFLENINWLSSLSKIRYLTLSNLDLSGCTLPQYNQPSFLNFSSLLTLDISEISYHSTISFVPKWVFGLKKLVSLVSNFNFFEGQIPNGLRNLTLLENLDLSENSFSSSIPHWFYSSFPHLKFLDLSGNNLQGNISDAFGNMTSLVTLDLSYNQLEGPIPTSFGNLTNQFEVYKKIATLNFYGNKIGGELPISLGKLSSLRSLSLSYNQLRGNPFESLRTLSELLYLGIDYNHFEGVITKDHLTNLTSLYEFSAPGNNLTLKVGPKWYPTFQLTYLDMSSWQLGPNFPSWIQSQDKLSYIAMSNTGILDSIPNWFWKTFSQAYFLNLSHNHIHGELGTTLKNPISIIAVDLSANKLSNKFPSLSNGVGFLDLSNNSFSKSMDDFLCKGKEKPMKLEFLNLASNNLSGEIPDCWDIWPYLLDVNLQNNNFVGNIPQSMSSLIELKSLSIRKNLLSGTFPTILKKTNKLILLDLGENNFSGTIPTWVGERFLDMKVLILRSNRFSDHIPNKICDMSLLQVLDLAQNNLTGNIPTCFNSLKTMTQMNKNYTVISVRLWLKGRGDEYKNFLGLVTSIDLSNNKLVGEIPREVTDLNGLMFLNLSHNQLSGHIPQNIGNMGSLLSIDLSRNELSGEIPPTISNLSFLSMLDLSYNDLNGKIPTGTQLQTFDASNFIGNNLCGPPLPISCISNDKSYDHNGKGNDDRHGVNFFYVGMTFGYMVGFWIVVGPLVICRSWRYAYFHFLDHVWFKLQHFF